The Polymorphobacter megasporae genome window below encodes:
- a CDS encoding amidase yields the protein MNDLLSHDALGQAELIANGKTSPAELLEAVIARAEATNPALNFIAQPLFDRARHAATGSFSGPFAGVPFLVKDLHMHIAGERSGEGSRLWSDYRPTYSSTLYERFVAAGLNTFGKTTTPELGLTVTTESRATGLTRNPWNHAHSAGGSSGGAAVAVAAGVVPIAHASDGGGSIRCPASACGVFGLKPSRGRVPVGPRLTESWLGMTVNHAVSRTVRDSAALLDAVHGMEAGSRYTAPEPEGSFLNNVTREPGRLRIALMLEPLSGSPVDPDVLAATLDAAKLLESLGHQVEEAAPTLSNDELGAAMTAVVGACTAADIAARLHALGRDDAGDDIETIPQMWVHIGKQTTALQLIAANEAYQRAAIVMAEFQTTYDIILSPVFAQPPIELGRIDLSPPDLAEWTRTLLGYSPFTALANQTGQPAMSLPLGMSRSGLPIGVMATARYGDEALLFRLAGQIERAAPWAGKRPPLP from the coding sequence ATGAACGACCTGTTGAGCCATGATGCGCTGGGTCAGGCCGAGCTCATCGCTAACGGCAAAACCAGCCCCGCTGAGCTCCTCGAAGCGGTCATCGCGCGGGCCGAGGCGACCAATCCGGCGCTCAACTTCATTGCGCAGCCGTTGTTCGATCGGGCGCGGCACGCCGCTACCGGATCGTTCAGCGGCCCGTTCGCCGGCGTGCCGTTCCTCGTCAAGGACCTGCATATGCATATCGCAGGCGAACGCTCGGGCGAGGGCAGCCGGCTGTGGAGCGACTATCGGCCGACTTATTCGTCGACCTTGTACGAGCGCTTCGTCGCGGCGGGCCTGAACACGTTCGGCAAGACCACTACGCCCGAGCTCGGCTTGACCGTGACCACCGAGTCCAGGGCTACAGGGCTGACGCGCAATCCCTGGAATCATGCCCACAGCGCCGGCGGCTCGAGCGGCGGCGCGGCGGTGGCAGTCGCGGCGGGGGTGGTCCCGATTGCGCATGCGTCGGATGGTGGGGGTTCGATCCGCTGCCCCGCATCGGCATGCGGTGTGTTCGGGTTGAAGCCGTCACGCGGCCGCGTGCCCGTCGGTCCGCGCCTTACCGAAAGCTGGCTCGGCATGACGGTCAACCACGCGGTCAGCCGTACCGTTCGCGACAGCGCGGCATTACTCGACGCCGTCCACGGCATGGAGGCTGGCAGCCGTTATACCGCCCCGGAACCCGAGGGCAGCTTCCTCAACAATGTCACGCGTGAGCCCGGCCGATTGCGCATCGCACTGATGCTCGAGCCGCTGTCGGGCAGCCCGGTCGATCCGGACGTTCTCGCGGCAACGCTCGATGCGGCAAAGCTGCTCGAAAGCCTCGGCCATCAGGTCGAGGAGGCCGCGCCGACGCTGTCGAATGACGAGCTCGGCGCCGCGATGACCGCAGTCGTTGGTGCATGCACCGCTGCCGACATTGCCGCCCGCCTGCACGCGTTGGGACGCGATGATGCGGGCGATGACATCGAGACGATCCCGCAAATGTGGGTGCACATCGGCAAGCAGACCACTGCCCTTCAGCTGATTGCGGCAAACGAAGCCTATCAGCGTGCCGCGATCGTCATGGCCGAATTCCAGACCACCTACGACATCATCCTGTCGCCGGTGTTCGCGCAGCCGCCGATCGAACTCGGCCGCATCGACTTGTCGCCGCCCGATCTGGCCGAATGGACGCGCACGTTGCTCGGCTATAGCCCGTTCACTGCGCTGGCGAACCAGACCGGCCAGCCAGCGATGTCGCTGCCGCTGGGCATGAGCCGGAGCGGGTTGCCGATCGGGGTCATGGCGACGGCACGGTATGGGGACGAGGCGCTGCTATTTCGCCTCGCCGGACAGATCGAGCGCGCAGCTCCCTGGGCCGGAAAGCGGCCACCGCTGCCGTGA
- a CDS encoding IS630 family transposase — MRTGIRIEVTASDRARLEAIVSARGSPQKHVWRARIILLTDQGLGTLAIMAAAGKSKTCVWRWQERFMAQGVDGLLRDKTRPPGIAPLEAGLVDRIVALTLERPDHEATHWTVRAMAKAVGIAASSVVKIWHDHGLAPHRWRSFKLSNDKAFAEKLHDVVGLYVSPPAHAIVLSVDEKSQIQALDRTQPGLPLKRGRGATMTHDYKRNGTTTLFAALNVLDGSVIGRNMQRHRHQEFIRFLNAVEAELPADKAVHVILDNYATHKQPKVRAWLGRHPRWTFHFVPTSCSWLNAVEGFFAKLTRRRLKNGVFCSVVDLQAAINRFIKEHNQEPRPFVWRADPNEIIAAVRRGHQTLESVH, encoded by the coding sequence ATGCGCACTGGTATCAGGATCGAGGTCACGGCCTCAGACAGGGCTCGGCTTGAAGCGATTGTCTCGGCGCGGGGTTCGCCGCAGAAGCATGTCTGGCGTGCACGGATCATTCTGCTCACGGATCAAGGGCTGGGAACGCTCGCGATCATGGCGGCGGCCGGCAAGTCGAAGACCTGCGTGTGGCGCTGGCAGGAACGCTTCATGGCCCAAGGTGTCGATGGTTTGCTGCGCGACAAGACCCGCCCGCCGGGCATCGCTCCGCTCGAGGCGGGGCTCGTCGACAGGATCGTGGCCCTGACCCTTGAACGCCCCGACCATGAAGCGACGCACTGGACGGTCCGTGCGATGGCCAAGGCGGTCGGCATCGCTGCGTCCTCGGTTGTGAAGATCTGGCACGACCATGGCCTGGCACCGCACCGCTGGCGGAGCTTCAAGCTGTCCAACGACAAGGCGTTTGCCGAGAAGCTGCACGACGTGGTCGGCCTCTATGTCTCGCCGCCGGCACACGCGATCGTGCTGTCGGTGGACGAGAAGAGCCAGATCCAGGCGCTCGACCGTACCCAGCCGGGGCTGCCGCTCAAGCGCGGCCGCGGTGCGACCATGACCCACGACTACAAGCGCAACGGGACGACGACCTTGTTCGCGGCGCTGAACGTGCTCGACGGCTCGGTGATCGGGCGCAACATGCAGCGCCATCGGCACCAGGAGTTCATCCGCTTCCTGAACGCCGTCGAGGCCGAGTTGCCCGCCGACAAGGCCGTCCACGTCATCCTCGACAATTACGCCACACACAAACAGCCCAAGGTCCGCGCCTGGCTCGGCCGGCATCCGCGCTGGACGTTCCACTTCGTGCCGACGTCGTGTTCGTGGCTCAACGCCGTAGAGGGCTTCTTTGCCAAGCTGACCCGCCGGCGCCTGAAGAATGGCGTCTTCTGCTCCGTCGTCGACCTCCAGGCCGCCATCAACCGCTTCATCAAGGAGCACAATCAGGAACCGCGTCCCTTCGTCTGGCGCGCCGATCCAAACGAAATCATCGCCGCCGTCAGACGCGGGCACCAAACGTTAGAATCAGTCCACTAG
- a CDS encoding sensor domain-containing diguanylate cyclase: protein MRIYGVAALAACTALFFGVTLLQSSSRSQDAFDWVGHTQEVITSLDGIELRLSKAESGLRGFLLTRDPGYLAGFDVELADVSASTAALISLVRDNSVQEERAIQLARAAGEKVDLMGRAAQRTRANPLGTNTDVGARLRAKALMSTIVQQIAAMRNEERRLLAVRTYNARNEVQQARALLVYGFPVLVLLIGGVAWLIRTGISRPLANLLDVVTRFGAGDRSARASTIVRSVEFRRLASAYNDMAARLVNAIDTQEARQQSVEMLSEMAQRLQAIQADGELSVVLGTFMPRLLPGVAGALYVHNHSRNMLFRISSWGDLQSSPEMFPPGDCWGLRRGKTHLIEDPGADIVCAHVADCAAERRCEPILAGGEVLGLIYIEGRIEGEQRFRLDALMESVALALVNDNLRSRLREQSIRDPLTKLFNRRYMEEALALESGRAERNGAPLSIVMCDVDHFKRFNDGYGHEAGDILLAAVAGLIQSHFRTGDIVCRYGGEEFTVIAPGASSTLVQERVEALRMAVRELTVLHQGSKLGPVTMSFGIDTWSAGGDRPMSTLVLEADRALFKAKRLGRDRMEIASSVTESGRTELASPQIVRLQASG, encoded by the coding sequence GTGCGCATCTACGGTGTTGCTGCTTTAGCAGCTTGCACGGCGCTGTTCTTCGGTGTGACTCTCCTGCAAAGCAGTTCGCGATCTCAGGATGCCTTCGACTGGGTCGGGCACACTCAAGAGGTTATCACGAGCCTCGACGGCATCGAACTGCGGCTAAGCAAGGCGGAGTCAGGTCTGCGCGGATTTTTGTTGACCCGCGACCCAGGTTATCTCGCGGGTTTTGATGTCGAATTAGCAGACGTGAGCGCATCGACTGCCGCGCTGATCTCCCTCGTCCGCGACAATTCGGTTCAGGAGGAACGCGCGATCCAACTCGCGCGTGCCGCCGGCGAGAAGGTCGACCTCATGGGGCGCGCGGCGCAACGGACGCGGGCAAATCCGCTGGGCACGAATACTGACGTCGGCGCCCGCCTCCGTGCCAAAGCGTTGATGTCGACAATCGTCCAGCAGATTGCGGCGATGCGGAACGAAGAACGCCGACTTCTCGCTGTTCGAACGTACAATGCCAGGAACGAAGTTCAACAGGCGAGGGCGCTGCTCGTCTATGGCTTCCCAGTTCTGGTGCTGCTGATCGGCGGCGTCGCATGGCTCATCCGCACCGGGATATCACGGCCGCTGGCAAACCTGCTCGACGTGGTGACGCGCTTTGGCGCGGGCGACCGGAGTGCTCGCGCGTCCACGATCGTCCGAAGTGTCGAGTTTAGGCGGTTAGCCTCGGCCTACAACGACATGGCGGCTCGGCTGGTGAATGCAATCGACACGCAGGAAGCGCGTCAGCAATCCGTCGAGATGCTGAGCGAAATGGCACAGAGGCTTCAAGCAATCCAGGCTGACGGTGAACTTTCCGTGGTCCTCGGCACGTTTATGCCGCGATTGCTGCCCGGCGTTGCTGGGGCTCTCTATGTGCACAACCACTCACGCAATATGCTTTTTCGAATATCGAGTTGGGGCGATCTGCAATCCTCGCCGGAGATGTTCCCTCCGGGCGATTGCTGGGGGCTGCGGCGTGGAAAGACGCACCTGATCGAGGATCCGGGCGCAGACATCGTCTGCGCTCACGTGGCAGATTGTGCGGCCGAGCGCCGTTGCGAGCCAATTCTCGCAGGCGGCGAGGTGTTGGGGCTGATTTATATCGAGGGGCGGATCGAAGGCGAGCAACGCTTCCGTCTGGATGCGCTTATGGAAAGTGTCGCGCTGGCGCTGGTCAACGACAATTTGCGCTCACGCTTGCGCGAGCAATCGATCCGCGATCCGCTGACCAAGCTGTTCAATCGGCGCTACATGGAAGAAGCCTTGGCGCTTGAATCGGGCCGCGCGGAGCGAAACGGCGCGCCGCTGTCGATCGTCATGTGCGACGTCGATCATTTCAAACGGTTCAACGACGGTTATGGCCATGAGGCCGGAGATATCCTGCTGGCCGCAGTTGCTGGCCTTATCCAGTCGCACTTTCGGACGGGTGACATCGTCTGCCGTTACGGCGGAGAGGAGTTCACCGTAATTGCCCCGGGCGCGTCTTCCACGCTCGTCCAGGAACGTGTGGAGGCGCTCCGCATGGCCGTCCGCGAGCTGACGGTCCTTCATCAGGGCTCCAAGCTTGGCCCGGTGACAATGTCGTTTGGCATCGACACGTGGTCGGCGGGCGGAGACAGGCCGATGAGCACGTTGGTGCTGGAGGCCGATCGCGCTCTGTTCAAAGCCAAGCGGCTCGGTCGCGATCGAATGGAAATCGCATCATCCGTGACCGAAAGTGGTCGAACCGAGTTGGCATCGCCGCAGATCGTCCGGTTGCAGGCTTCGGGTTGA
- a CDS encoding DUF885 family protein translates to MRQLIWAMTVTALASATCSQAAPTQSPVAAQADAGHAALITLFADWRAFVQPDIRAGVPAYSASAMARKAADLPRFRARLNAIATTGWPAADTNDWRLIEAEMNGFNFYLRVLQPWARDPGFYQTVFGEESDVPAHEGPSASPAIDLFKFTYPLSRADDRKLTELLGGVAATLTAARVNLAVSNAADLWRYGDRAFREQSEVLAALDRGDLKMRTFSGEQAASLAGASPALRKAVRDAKAATDSFADWIAAEAPKKTGPSGVGKANYDWYVAHVDLSPYTWDQQVTLLQRELDRALTSLRLEEVRNRNLSPITPIDDAAAYRQMAEAKTAKFNDFLVATGLVPDQPYFRKAMAAQTSSYAAPGPDRNFFANVTALDPLPLLSHSTHWIELARLRFEPRARTIRQTPPLFNIFSDRSEGFATAMEEIVMQAGLYDDIPHGRELVWIMLANRAARGLASLHVQANEIDLAGAGRFHAEWTPRHWSNPQSKLVGFEQLLYLRQPGYGPSYVIGKIQLDHLLARASHEVEVEGKPFVLKDVFARIMAAGILPPTLIEDEMYAPIEK, encoded by the coding sequence ATGCGACAGCTGATCTGGGCGATGACGGTCACCGCACTCGCGTCGGCAACCTGCTCGCAAGCAGCTCCCACGCAATCCCCTGTTGCCGCCCAAGCGGACGCTGGGCACGCCGCCCTTATCACGCTCTTCGCCGACTGGCGCGCCTTCGTCCAACCCGACATTCGCGCCGGCGTCCCCGCTTACAGTGCTTCGGCGATGGCGCGGAAGGCTGCAGACCTGCCCCGGTTCCGCGCTCGCCTCAACGCGATCGCGACCACCGGCTGGCCTGCCGCCGACACCAATGATTGGCGGTTGATCGAGGCCGAGATGAACGGCTTCAATTTCTATTTGCGTGTGCTGCAGCCATGGGCGCGCGATCCCGGCTTCTACCAGACCGTGTTCGGTGAGGAGAGCGACGTTCCCGCGCACGAAGGGCCGTCAGCCAGCCCGGCGATCGACCTGTTCAAGTTCACTTATCCGCTGTCGCGCGCGGACGATCGCAAGCTGACCGAACTGCTCGGCGGCGTGGCGGCGACGCTGACGGCCGCGCGCGTCAACCTCGCTGTCAGCAACGCCGCCGATCTGTGGCGCTACGGCGATCGCGCCTTTCGCGAGCAGAGCGAGGTGCTCGCCGCGCTCGATCGCGGCGATCTCAAGATGCGGACCTTTTCGGGCGAGCAAGCCGCGTCGCTCGCCGGTGCCAGCCCGGCACTGCGCAAGGCGGTGCGCGACGCGAAGGCGGCCACCGACAGCTTCGCCGACTGGATCGCCGCCGAGGCCCCGAAGAAGACTGGCCCCTCGGGCGTCGGCAAGGCGAACTACGACTGGTACGTCGCGCACGTCGATCTATCGCCCTACACCTGGGACCAGCAGGTGACGCTCCTCCAGCGTGAACTCGATCGCGCGCTGACGTCGCTGCGGCTCGAGGAGGTGCGTAACCGCAATCTGTCGCCGATCACACCGATCGACGACGCGGCAGCCTATCGTCAGATGGCCGAGGCCAAGACCGCTAAATTCAACGACTTTCTCGTCGCGACCGGCCTCGTCCCGGACCAGCCGTATTTCCGCAAGGCGATGGCAGCGCAGACGAGTAGCTATGCTGCCCCCGGCCCCGACCGCAACTTCTTCGCCAATGTCACCGCGCTCGATCCGTTGCCGCTGCTGTCACATTCGACGCACTGGATTGAGCTGGCCCGCCTGCGCTTCGAGCCGCGCGCGAGGACGATCCGACAGACGCCGCCGCTGTTCAATATCTTCTCTGATCGCTCCGAAGGCTTTGCGACCGCGATGGAGGAGATCGTCATGCAGGCGGGGCTGTACGACGACATCCCGCACGGCCGCGAACTCGTCTGGATCATGCTCGCCAATCGCGCCGCGCGCGGACTCGCCTCGCTGCATGTGCAGGCCAATGAGATCGACCTTGCCGGCGCCGGGCGCTTCCACGCCGAGTGGACACCGCGCCATTGGTCGAACCCGCAGAGCAAGCTCGTCGGTTTCGAGCAGCTCCTCTACCTGCGCCAGCCCGGCTACGGCCCGAGCTACGTCATCGGCAAGATCCAGCTGGATCATCTCTTGGCGCGCGCCTCGCATGAGGTCGAGGTGGAGGGTAAGCCGTTCGTGCTGAAGGACGTTTTCGCCCGTATAATGGCAGCTGGCATCCTGCCGCCTACACTTATCGAAGACGAGATGTACGCCCCAATCGAGAAGTAG
- a CDS encoding PEPxxWA-CTERM sorting domain-containing protein, whose translation MDASTVLTFQVNVTRISDFDRHLQQDGTYQTNSSQSDYFTSFTQQIVVADFAFRYNQFEIPDFLISEGQSASPLISMLGNPVRDSLLQGITNPQNGSFAEASFGSSDSQFAFNPTGSHHDGADFTSVEQWTVSTNSAQAQSSAEQKLQTYFSYGNDYDKVLGVPPFVVRTPAQFLTSLAGLQFSFSTEFTSDSYQSVLNEEGYFTTLYDNTYQHGLSGSATLVSIAAAVPEPASWGLMIAGFGLVGGAMRARATGVRYTTA comes from the coding sequence GTGGACGCAAGCACGGTGCTGACGTTCCAGGTGAACGTAACTCGCATCTCGGATTTTGATCGGCACCTCCAGCAGGACGGCACGTATCAAACGAACTCGTCGCAATCCGACTATTTTACCAGCTTCACCCAGCAGATCGTGGTTGCTGATTTCGCTTTCAGGTATAATCAATTCGAGATTCCCGACTTTCTGATCTCCGAAGGTCAGTCCGCCAGCCCGCTGATTTCCATGCTTGGCAATCCCGTCCGCGATAGTCTGCTCCAGGGCATCACCAACCCGCAGAATGGTAGCTTCGCCGAGGCCAGTTTTGGATCGTCGGACAGTCAGTTCGCCTTTAATCCCACCGGCAGCCACCACGATGGTGCCGACTTTACCTCGGTAGAGCAGTGGACGGTGTCGACCAATTCCGCTCAGGCCCAATCGAGCGCCGAGCAGAAGCTCCAGACCTACTTCAGTTATGGCAATGACTACGATAAGGTCCTGGGCGTGCCGCCTTTCGTCGTCCGTACCCCGGCGCAGTTTCTGACGTCCTTGGCGGGCTTGCAGTTCTCGTTCTCGACCGAATTCACCAGCGACAGCTATCAGTCAGTATTGAACGAGGAGGGTTATTTTACGACCCTCTACGACAACACCTATCAGCACGGGCTGTCAGGCTCGGCGACGCTCGTTTCGATCGCGGCGGCCGTCCCCGAGCCGGCCAGCTGGGGGCTGATGATCGCCGGCTTCGGTCTTGTCGGCGGGGCAATGCGCGCCCGCGCCACCGGCGTCCGCTACACGACCGCCTAG